ACACCGACACGAACAGCAATCACCAGGAGAACGCGCTACCCGATACCCCGCGAACGGCTCGGTGTTACCCACCGGAACGCGACTTCGGGCCTCGACGGTTGCTCGGTAGATCGCGTCCGAGTGCATGAACTGGCAACGACGTTTCGTATGGGGGAATCGTAAGGTGGGCCGGAGGAGAGTGGTAACCTGATCGTGCGGGATCATTGCCTGATCCTGCACGGGCTGCCGGAATGAGAATTCTGGGCCGGGGCCGGGTGAAGCTTCCGTGAGGAGCCGCTATGGGCGACCAAAGATTGGTGAATTTGAGCGCCGCCATTGATCGGCAGACGCGCGCGGACGGTATCCACTCGACGGCCGTGCCCGAACTGACGCTGTTCCGATTATCCGCGCCGTCGGAACCGACTATGGTCCTCTACGAACCTTCGCTGTGTCTCATCGCACAGGGGAGTAAACTGGTCCACTTGGCCGACGAAGTGTACCGCTACGACCCGGCGCAGTTCCTGCTCGTGTCCGTGGACCTACCGGTCGCGGGGCAGGTCATTGAGGCATCGCCTCGGGCGCCGTACCTGGCTCTACGGATCAGTTTAGACCCGGGAGTGGTCGGAGAGCTGGTCGCCGACGGCGCATCGCCCGAGTTTCGGGAGGCCGCGCCGGTAAGGGGGCTCGCGGTCAGCCCGGTCGAGGCGCCGTTATTAGACGCGGTCACGCGGCTGGTCGATTTGTTGGAACAGCCCCGCGACGCCGCGGTGCTCGCGCCGCTCGTGCTCCGCGAGATCACGTACCGCGTGTTGACGGGGGAGCAGGGGGCGCGGTTGCGCCAGATCGCTGCGGCCGGCGGACCGGTGCAGCGGATCGCGCGGGCGATTCGGTGGTTGAAGGACCACTTCGCCGAATCCCTCAGTATCGAGGCACTGGCCCGCGAGGTGCGAATGAGCGCATCGGCGCTCCACCACCACTTCAAGCGCGTCACCGCACTGAGCCCGCTGCAATACCAGAAGCGGCTCCGGCTCCAAGAAGCGCGGCGGCTCATGCTCGGTGAGGGCTTGGACGCGGCTTCGGCGGCATTCCGAGTGGGGTACGAGAGCCCGTCGCAGTTTAGCCGCGAGTACCGCCGACTCTTCGGGGCGCCACCCAAGAAAGATGTAGCGTCGCTCCAACAGGAGCCGGCACCCCTCCGGGCCTGACTTTGATCTTCATTGACAGTGTGCTCGGCCATCGTGTATTGACCCGTCCGCACGAGTGGCTACGATTGGGGTAGTCCGTTTCGGCACCGGAGATTTGTTTGCGCGTGTTCCCGCGATTCGTGATGCTGCTGGCGTGCGTGCCGCTCTTGCTTCCTCCGGGACTCTGTGCCTGTGGAGCGAGTGAGGTGGCACTGCCGAATCGCGCGAGTGCCGATGCGCCACCGAAAGACGTGCAGGCCGCGAAGTGTTGTGGGTGCAGCCACCGCGCCAAGAGCGACGCGCCCGCCGCATATGTCGTACAGCCCGCACAGCCGGAACCGAAACCAGTTGACCACGCCGCCGGCTGTCCCGCTTCCCTCGGCGCGGACTGGTCCAAATTGGCCGAGCGCGCCCCGCCCGTCGATCACCTGACTGCGATCGCGTTCAGTGCAGTTCTCGCACACCTTCCCGCACTCTCGAACGTGGCCCCCGCCGGGCTCACCCACTCGGATTCCGTACCGGTCTGCACGTCTCCGCCGAGCTACCTGAAGCACTGCGCACTTCTGTTCTAATTCTCACCCGCTCCAAATTACTCCACCGCGCGCTATGGCGCGTTTTTCGTCCTCGTTTCCGGGGAGTTTCTCAATGGCTTCGTCCGAATCGTTCGAGCGCCCGGGAGCCTTGCGCTGGTTCAGCAGCATCGCGAGCGCTGTGCCCGCGCTGGTCGTTCTCGCGCTCCTCGGGGGCGTCGCATGGTGGGGGCACCACAGCGGCTGGACGTTGCCAAAACGCGCCGCCCTTGCGGGTGAAAAGAAGGAAGCCGACGACTGGTGCGCGGAGCACAGCGT
The Gemmata palustris DNA segment above includes these coding regions:
- a CDS encoding AraC family transcriptional regulator produces the protein MGDQRLVNLSAAIDRQTRADGIHSTAVPELTLFRLSAPSEPTMVLYEPSLCLIAQGSKLVHLADEVYRYDPAQFLLVSVDLPVAGQVIEASPRAPYLALRISLDPGVVGELVADGASPEFREAAPVRGLAVSPVEAPLLDAVTRLVDLLEQPRDAAVLAPLVLREITYRVLTGEQGARLRQIAAAGGPVQRIARAIRWLKDHFAESLSIEALAREVRMSASALHHHFKRVTALSPLQYQKRLRLQEARRLMLGEGLDAASAAFRVGYESPSQFSREYRRLFGAPPKKDVASLQQEPAPLRA